The genomic window CCGCTACGTGGCCGACTTCATCGGCGAATCCAACCTGTTCTCCGGCACTGTGCGTCGCCTCGACTCCGGACGCGTGGTGCTGGGCACCCCGGCCGGGCTGGAACTGAGCAGCCCGCCGACGCCCACCGGCCCCGCGCTGGCGCCCCAGGCCGAGGGCTGCATCGCGGTGCGCCCCGAGTTGGTCGGCATCGCCGCCGCCGATACGGAGCTGCCGCGCGAGGTCCGCCTGAAGGGCCGCGTGGAGGACCGCATCTACCTGGGCAACCTCACCGAATACCGCGTGCGCACCGACGCCTTCGGCATCGTCTGCGTGCGCGTGCCGCGCCAGGCCGGCGGCACCGACCAGGGCTTCGAGCATGGCGCGCCGGTGCAGGTCGGCTGGAACCAGGCCAGCGGCCTGGCGATGGCGCTGTGAAAACGATCCAACCCTAACCAGAAAAATCAGCACACAGGCGGGGAGTGACGATGGACAAGAAGAGTTTCATCAAGACGATGCGCAGCTGGGAAAACGGCTCCATCACGCGGCGCGACTTTCTCGGCAAGACCGGTCTCGGGCTGGCGATGGCAGTGCTCGCCGCCAACACTCCCGGCCTGCTCAGCGGCAAGGCCTACGCGGCCGAAGGCAGCAACATCGGCGATCGTCTGGCCCTGGCCACCTGGCCGAACTACCACAGCCAGGAGAACTTCGACGCCTTTGCCAAGGCCACCGGCGCGCGGGTGCAGATGAACGTGTTCGGCTCCAACGAGGAGATGCTCGCCAAGCTGCAGGCCGGCGGCAGCGGCTGGGACGTCTTCGTGCCGACCAACTACACCATCAGCACCTACGTGCAGCTCGGCCTGATCGAACCGCTGGACCTCTCGCGCATTCCCAACTTCGACCCCAAGGCCTTCGAGGAGCGCTTCATGGCCCAGGGCACCGTGGACGGCAAGGTCTACGCGGTGCCGAAGAACTGGGGCACCACCGGCATCGTCTATGACGCCAGCCGCGTGAAGGGCAGCCCGGATTCCTGGAAGCAGTTCTGGGACCTGACCCTCACCAGCGCCTCGGGCCGCACCATCGTCCACGACTACCAGCTCACCGCCATCGGCAACGCGCTCAAGTACTACGGCTACAGCTTCAACTCGCTGGACCCCAAGGAGCTGGCCGAGGCCGAGAAGCTGCTGATCCAGGCCAAGCCGCACCTGTTCGCGATCAACTCCGACATCCAGCCCTCGCTGCGCAACGGCGACGCCTGGATGGCCATGGCCTGGACCGGCGACGCCTCCCAGCTGCACCGCGACAACCCGGACATGACCTTCGTGCTGGGCAAGGAAGGCGGCGAGATCTGGAGCGACTTCTTCGCCATTCCCAAGAGCGCCGAGCACCGCGATGCCGCTTACGCGTTCATCAACTACCTGCTAGACCCGCAACACAACAAGCTGGAGGTGCTCTCCCACGGCTACCCGAGCGGGGACAAGCGCGTCGATGCGCTGCTCTCCAAGGAAATGCTCGACGACCCGATCATGTACCCGGCGGCCGAGCGCCTGTCGCCGCTGGAGTTCGGCGCCGCGGCGACCCTCACCAGCCCGGCGCGCGCCGAACTGATGGCGCGCTTCAAGGCCGCCTGAGGACGATGCTCTTGTAGGAGCGAGGGGGGCGCCTAGCCCTTGCTCGCGAACCCGCCCAGCCTCGGAGCTGCCGGAAAATTCGTTCGCGAGCAAGCTCGCTCCTACAGGTCCGTGCCATCCCATGCGTAGGGAATCGAACATGAACATCGCTGTCAGCGCCCCGTTGCCGCAGACCCAGGCAACGCCGGCACCCTCGCGCGCGAAAAGCCTCGGCCGGCGCGTCACGCTTCTGCTGCTGTTGCCGTCCACCCTGTGGTTCCTGCTGCTGCTGTTGATGCCGCTGGTGATCATCCTGGTCTTCAGCGTCGGCGAGCGCAGCGCCGTCGGCGGCTACGGCGGCGGGCTGACGCTTGCGAACTACCTGAACCTCGGCTCCCGCGCCCAGGCCTTCTGGAACACCCTGACCCTGGCGCCGCTGGGCACCCTGGCGTGCCTGCTGGCGGCCTACCCGCTGGCCTACTTCCTGGCGGTGAAGGTGCGGCGCAACAAGTCGCTGCTGCTCACGCTGGTCATCGTGCCGTTCTGGACCAGCTTCCTGATCCGCACCTACGCCTGGATCTTCCTGCTCAGCGGCCGTGGCATCCCGGCGCTGCTGGAGACCTTCGGCATCGCCGACGTGCGCCTGATCAACACGCCCTACGCGGTGCTGATCGGCATCGTCTACGGCTACCTGCCGCTGATGGTGTTCCCTATCTACGTGACTCTGGAGAAGCTCGACAAACGCCTGCTGGAGGCTTCCGGCGATCTCGGCGCGAGCGCCTTCGAGACCTTCCGCCGGGTCACCCTGCCGCTGTCCGCCCCGGGGGTGATCACCGGCGTGATGCTGGTGTTCATCCTGCTCATGGGCGAGTTCCTGATCCCGGCGATCCTCGGCGGCGGCAAGGTGTTCTTCGTCGGCAACGCGCTGGTCGACCTGTTCCTGCAATCGCGCAACTGGGCGTTCGGCAGCGCGGTGGCGATGACCCTGGTGGCGATGATGCTGGTGATCATCGGCGTCTACCTGAAACTCGTGGCCCGCTACGGCGGCTCGCGCAACGACGGAGTGCTCTGACATGTGGCTGCGCAGTTACTCCACCTCGGTCTACCTGTTCCTCTACGCGCCCATCGCGCTGATCATGCTCTTCGCCTTCAACGCCGGGCGCAGCGGGCTGAGCTTCCAGTGCTGCTCGGTGCAATGGTTCGGCCGCGCCTTCGACAACCCGTTCATCATGGAGGCGCTGGGCAACAGCGCGCTGATCGCGTTGTCCTCGGCGCTGATCGCCACGCTGTTCGGCACCCTCGCGGTGTTCGGCCTGCAGCGGGTTGGCAAGCGCGTGCGCCTGCTGTTCGACGCGCTGACCTACTGCGCGATCATCGTGCCGGGGATCGTCATCGGCATCGCCACGCTGATCGCCTTCATCACCCTGTTCGACGTGCTCAACCCGCTGCTGGCGCTGCTGGACATCGGCCTGCCGAAACTCAACATGGGCTTCGGCACCGTGGTGGCGGCGCATTCGCTGTTCACCATGGCGCTGGTGATGGTGATCGTCCGCACCCGCGTCGAGGCCATGGACAAGTCGCTGCTGGAGGCGTCCGCCGACCTCTACGCACCGCCCCTGGACACCTTCTGGCGGGTGACCCTGCCACAGATCGCCCCGGCCATCCTCGCCGGCTTCCTGCTGGCGTTCACCTTCAGCTTCGACGATTTCATCATCGCCTTCTTCGTCGCCGGCTCCGAGACCACGCTGCCGATCTACATCTTCTCGTCGATCCGCCGGGGCATCACGCCGGAGATCAACGCCATCTCCACGGTGATCATCTGCGCCTCGCTGGCGCTGCTGTTCACCTCCCGCTACCTGCAGAACCGCCGCACCGGCGTTCAGGCCGCCTGAGGGCCGACTTCAAGGAGACTGAAGGATGCGCGACCAGCTCTACATCAACGGGCAGTGGGTCAGGCCGGACCTGGGCGGCCGCTTCACCAGCTTCGACCCGGCCACCGGCCAGCCCCTGCGCGAGGTCCCGGCGGCCACCGAGGAAGACGTCGACCATGCGGTGCGCGCGGCGCGCACCGCGTTCAATCGCGGCTGGGGGCAGAGCCGCGGCGCCGAGCGCGCCGAATGGCTGGTGGCGCTGGCCGGCGAACTGGAACGCAACCAGGACGCCCTGGCCGAACTGGAAGTGCGCGACAACGGCAAGCCGCTGCCCGAGGCGCAGTGGGACGTGGCCGACGCCATCGGTTGCTTCCGCTATTACGCTGACCTGGCGCGGGAGCTGGACGAGCGCCAGGACCAGGTGCTGCCGCTGCCCGACGAGCGTTTCCGCTGCCGCATCCGCCAGGAGCCGGTGGGCGTGGCCGGGCAGATCATCCCCTGGAACTACCCGCTGCTGATGGCCGCGTGGAAGGTCGCGCCGGCCCTGGCGGCGGGCGCCACCTGCGTGCTCAAGCCCTCCGAACTGACGCCGCTGAGTGCGCTGGAGCTGGCTGCCGCGGCGGACGCCATCGGCCTGCCCGCCGGCGTGCTCAACGTGCTGCCCGGCCTCGGTGCGGAGGCCGGCGGGCCGCTGAGCCAGCATCCGGGCGTGGACAAGCTGGCCTTCACCGGCAGCGTGCCGACCGGCTCGCGGATCATGTCGGCGGCCGCCCAGGACATCAAGAACGTCAGCCTGGAGCTGGGCGGCAAGTCGGCCTTCATCGTCTTCGACGACAGCGACGTGGAGGCGGCGGTGGAGTGGATCCTCTTCGGCATCTTCTGGAACCAGGGCCAGGTGTGCAGCGCCACCTCGCGCCTGCTGGTGCAGGAGGGCATCGCCCCGCGCCTGATCGAGCGGCTGGTGGAGGCAACCCGCGCCATCACCATCGGCAATGGCCTGGAGCCGGGCGTGCTGCTCGGGCCGCTGGTCAGCCAGGGGCAGCATGAGAAGGTGCTCGGCTTCGTCGAGCGTGGCCGGGCTGGCGGTGCGCGGCTGCTCACCGGCGGCAAGCGGCCGGCGGGGCTGGAGGAGGGCTGGTTCATCGAGCCGGCGATCTTCGACGAGCCCGCCGAGGACGCGTTGATCTGGCGCGAGGAGATCTTTGGCCCGGTGCTCTGCGTGAAGCGCTTCAAGACCGAGGCCGAGGCCCTGCGCCTGGCCAACGACAGCCGCTTCGGCCTGGCCGGCGCGGTGATGTCCGGCGACCCGCAGCGCGCCGCGCGGGTGGCCGATGGGCTGCGCGCGGGCATCGTCTGGGTCAACTGCTCGCAGCCGACCTTCACCCAGGCGCCCTGGGGCGGCATGAAGCACAGCGGCATCGGCCGCGAACTGGGCGTGTGGGGGCTGGAGAATTACCTGGAGGTGAAGCAGGTGACCGAGTACATCTCGGACCAGCCGTGGGGCTGGTACCTGAAATAAGCGGTGCGGCCGTTAGGGTGGGAGCGAGCGGCGTTTCAGGCCGCGCCGTGCCAGTCCTGTTCGCGAGCAAGCTCGCTCCTACAGGTCAGGCCAGACTCGGATTTCGCGGACAAGGTCCGCCCCTGCGGGGCGGCGCGCCTCCATGTAGGAGCGGGCCATGCCCGCGACCGCGCGCCTGGCGCGCTCCGACAAGTCGGCACCTGTATCTCCCGTGGTGTAGGAGCGGACTTCGTCCGCGATGGTTGCCGGCCGGCTTCGCGGCCGGATCGCGGATGAATCCGCTCCTACACGAACCACCTGAGCGAGCGCCTCAATCGAGGTTATGCCCGATCCGCCAGAGCACACCGCTGGGGTCGTGCAGGGTGAAGTCGCGCATCTTCCACGGCTGGTCTTGCGGCGCGCCGAGGCGAACGCCGTAGCGCTCGGCCAGGCCGGCGTCGCTCACCCTGGCGTACCAGGCGTCGGCGTCTTCCACCAGCAGGTGCAGCATCAGGTTCTCGGCGAATTCCTTGACGTAGTAGTTCTGCAGCAAAAAGGCGCAGCGCTCGCCATGGTGGAAGTAGGCAAGCTCCTCGGACTGCCAGGGGCTGAGAAACCCCAGGTCCTGGTAGAACTGCTGGGAGAGCGCGAAATCGCGGGCGGGGACGAAGACTTTCAGTTCGATGCTGGCAGTGCTCATGGGCAACCTTCCTGGTTCTTGCGTGAGCAGGCATTCACGACGGCAAACGGCGGGCCGCCTCTGTCGGGCGGCTGGCCGCGAGTCTACCTCAGAGCTGGCGCTGCATGTAGCGACTGCCGGCGACGCCCGGCAGCGTCGAGCGGCGTTCCACCTGCACGCTGAAGCCCAGTCGTTCATACAGCGCCTGGGCCTTGGGGTTGGCCGTGGAGACATCCAGCGCCGCCATGGGTAGGCCGCTGCTGCGGCCGATCTGCAGGAAGTGATCGATCAACTGGCTGCCCAGCCCCTCGCCGCGCAGCGTCGGCGCCACGCCCAGGTGCGCCAGGTACAGGGTCTTGCGCGGCGGCGGGCAAATGATCCGTTCCAGCTGCAGGCCGCGGCGCATCACGCCGACTGCCCCGAGCCCGAAGAAGCCAAGAATCTGCCGCGTGGCCGCCAGCAGGTAGCCCAGGTTCGCTTCGCCGCCGAACACCGTGCCGGCCGCGACGACCTGGCCGTCCTGCTCGCCGACCCAGTGCTGGCGCCAGCCGAACTGGCCGCCACCCTGGAGAAAGGCGTAGCGCAGGAAGTCCTGGGCGCTGTTGCGGCCGGGGCGGGCGAAGGCGTAGTCGAAGGCGTCGGGGCCGGAGCTGTAGATCAGCGGGACGGCGGCATCGACATCAGCAGGGCGGGCGCGGCGGAAGGTCAGCGGCATGCAGGCGACTCCTGGGTGGGAATCGGCAATCTAGCACCATGGTTCCATAAAGAGCAGTGGTCAGCTTTGCGCTTGCAGCCACTTCAGTGCGCCAAGCCCGGCGGCGCGGCCGCTGGCGAAGCAGGCGGTGAGCAGGTAGCCGCCGGTGGGCGCTTCCCAGTCGAGCATTTCGCCGGCGCAGAACACCCCCGGCAGGGCCTTGAGCATCAGCTGGGCGTCCAGCGCCTCGAAGGTCACGCCGCCGGCGCTGCTGATGGCTTCGTCCAGTGGGCGGGTACGCACCACGGTCAGCGGTAACGCCTTGATCAGCTGGGCCAGACGCTGCGGGTCGGCATAGTCGGCGGCAGTGGACAACTCGCGCAGCAGCCCGGCGCGCACGCCGTCCAGCCCCAGGCGACCGCGCAGGTGGTTGGCCATGGATTTGGAGCCGCGCGGCTGGGCGAGGGCCTTGGCGACCTGCTCAAGGCTACGGTTGGGCAGCAGATCCAGGTGTACGGTGGCGCTGCCGGTCTGCTCGATGCGTTCGCGAATGGCGGCGGACAGCGCATAGACCAGGCTGCCTTCGATGCCGCCGGCGGTAACGACGAACTCGCCCTGGCGCGGCGTGCCGCCGGCCAGCGAGAGCGCCACCGGCTTGACCGGCGCGCCGGCGAACTTGTCGCGGAAGAACTCGCTCCAACCCGCCACCTCGAAGCCGCAGTTGGCCGGGCGCAGCGGCGAGACAGCCACCGCGCGTTCGGCCAGCAGCGGCACCCAGGCGCCGTCCGAGCCCAGGCGCTGCCAGCTGCCACCGCCCAGAGCCAGCACGGTGGCGTCGGCGACGAGGCGGCGCTGGCCGTCCGGCCCGTCGATGAGCAGCGCGCCCTGGTCGTCCCAGCCCTGCCAGCGGTGGCGGGTGTGGATGACCACGCCGGCCTCGCGCAGGCGCTTGAGCCAGGCGCGCAGCAGCGGCGCCGCCTTCATGTCGGTGGGGAACACGCGGCCGGAGGTGCCGACGAAGGTCTGGATGCCCAGGCCGTGAATCCAGGCGCACAACGCCTGGTTGTCGAAGGCGTCGATCAGCGGCGCGAGGCTGTGCGCGCGCTGGCCGTAGCGCGCGAGGAACGGCTCGCGCGGCTCGGAATGGGTGATGTTCATCCCGCCCACGCCGGCCAGCAGG from Pseudomonas sp. GCEP-101 includes these protein-coding regions:
- a CDS encoding aldehyde dehydrogenase family protein, translating into MRDQLYINGQWVRPDLGGRFTSFDPATGQPLREVPAATEEDVDHAVRAARTAFNRGWGQSRGAERAEWLVALAGELERNQDALAELEVRDNGKPLPEAQWDVADAIGCFRYYADLARELDERQDQVLPLPDERFRCRIRQEPVGVAGQIIPWNYPLLMAAWKVAPALAAGATCVLKPSELTPLSALELAAAADAIGLPAGVLNVLPGLGAEAGGPLSQHPGVDKLAFTGSVPTGSRIMSAAAQDIKNVSLELGGKSAFIVFDDSDVEAAVEWILFGIFWNQGQVCSATSRLLVQEGIAPRLIERLVEATRAITIGNGLEPGVLLGPLVSQGQHEKVLGFVERGRAGGARLLTGGKRPAGLEEGWFIEPAIFDEPAEDALIWREEIFGPVLCVKRFKTEAEALRLANDSRFGLAGAVMSGDPQRAARVADGLRAGIVWVNCSQPTFTQAPWGGMKHSGIGRELGVWGLENYLEVKQVTEYISDQPWGWYLK
- a CDS encoding ABC transporter substrate-binding protein → MDKKSFIKTMRSWENGSITRRDFLGKTGLGLAMAVLAANTPGLLSGKAYAAEGSNIGDRLALATWPNYHSQENFDAFAKATGARVQMNVFGSNEEMLAKLQAGGSGWDVFVPTNYTISTYVQLGLIEPLDLSRIPNFDPKAFEERFMAQGTVDGKVYAVPKNWGTTGIVYDASRVKGSPDSWKQFWDLTLTSASGRTIVHDYQLTAIGNALKYYGYSFNSLDPKELAEAEKLLIQAKPHLFAINSDIQPSLRNGDAWMAMAWTGDASQLHRDNPDMTFVLGKEGGEIWSDFFAIPKSAEHRDAAYAFINYLLDPQHNKLEVLSHGYPSGDKRVDALLSKEMLDDPIMYPAAERLSPLEFGAAATLTSPARAELMARFKAA
- a CDS encoding ABC transporter permease, coding for MNIAVSAPLPQTQATPAPSRAKSLGRRVTLLLLLPSTLWFLLLLLMPLVIILVFSVGERSAVGGYGGGLTLANYLNLGSRAQAFWNTLTLAPLGTLACLLAAYPLAYFLAVKVRRNKSLLLTLVIVPFWTSFLIRTYAWIFLLSGRGIPALLETFGIADVRLINTPYAVLIGIVYGYLPLMVFPIYVTLEKLDKRLLEASGDLGASAFETFRRVTLPLSAPGVITGVMLVFILLMGEFLIPAILGGGKVFFVGNALVDLFLQSRNWAFGSAVAMTLVAMMLVIIGVYLKLVARYGGSRNDGVL
- a CDS encoding TIGR03862 family flavoprotein → MTDSRPLASRTAIVIGGGPAGLMAADVLAGAGVQVQLFDAMPSVGRKFLLAGVGGMNITHSEPREPFLARYGQRAHSLAPLIDAFDNQALCAWIHGLGIQTFVGTSGRVFPTDMKAAPLLRAWLKRLREAGVVIHTRHRWQGWDDQGALLIDGPDGQRRLVADATVLALGGGSWQRLGSDGAWVPLLAERAVAVSPLRPANCGFEVAGWSEFFRDKFAGAPVKPVALSLAGGTPRQGEFVVTAGGIEGSLVYALSAAIRERIEQTGSATVHLDLLPNRSLEQVAKALAQPRGSKSMANHLRGRLGLDGVRAGLLRELSTAADYADPQRLAQLIKALPLTVVRTRPLDEAISSAGGVTFEALDAQLMLKALPGVFCAGEMLDWEAPTGGYLLTACFASGRAAGLGALKWLQAQS
- a CDS encoding GNAT family N-acetyltransferase, which encodes MPLTFRRARPADVDAAVPLIYSSGPDAFDYAFARPGRNSAQDFLRYAFLQGGGQFGWRQHWVGEQDGQVVAAGTVFGGEANLGYLLAATRQILGFFGLGAVGVMRRGLQLERIICPPPRKTLYLAHLGVAPTLRGEGLGSQLIDHFLQIGRSSGLPMAALDVSTANPKAQALYERLGFSVQVERRSTLPGVAGSRYMQRQL
- a CDS encoding ABC transporter permease; its protein translation is MWLRSYSTSVYLFLYAPIALIMLFAFNAGRSGLSFQCCSVQWFGRAFDNPFIMEALGNSALIALSSALIATLFGTLAVFGLQRVGKRVRLLFDALTYCAIIVPGIVIGIATLIAFITLFDVLNPLLALLDIGLPKLNMGFGTVVAAHSLFTMALVMVIVRTRVEAMDKSLLEASADLYAPPLDTFWRVTLPQIAPAILAGFLLAFTFSFDDFIIAFFVAGSETTLPIYIFSSIRRGITPEINAISTVIICASLALLFTSRYLQNRRTGVQAA
- a CDS encoding VOC family protein, whose translation is MSTASIELKVFVPARDFALSQQFYQDLGFLSPWQSEELAYFHHGERCAFLLQNYYVKEFAENLMLHLLVEDADAWYARVSDAGLAERYGVRLGAPQDQPWKMRDFTLHDPSGVLWRIGHNLD